Part of the Quercus lobata isolate SW786 chromosome 6, ValleyOak3.0 Primary Assembly, whole genome shotgun sequence genome, TCGTGTATGCCTTATATGATTCCCAGCCAATCAATGAACCAGATTGGTGCCCAAATTTGAATTGTCTTCGCACACTTGAGCATGAGCTTTTTCTAGGCTTCGTCGCTCCCATCACTGTAGTGATGGACTTTTCATGGgcattaaaattacaaaaaccaacggatttatttgatttttacatGCCTTGACCCACAATAAAATGTGAGTAGTTCTCATATCCCATTATTATTTCATGTATTTTCCCAAttataatatttggtttttataATCATGtgaaactttcaatttttgaaaaggaaaatatatatattcaatacatGAGATACTTTCTTCTCATATCTAATTGTTAAAAAACTATTCTAAGATTAAAATAACACTACCGCAAAATATATTACAGCTTTCTAGGCAATAATTTGCAAATTAAAGCATTAGACATATATATACTAGTCATGATAGTTTGCCAACCAATATGAATGGTAAACAATTTGCAAAAAAGCATTAGACATATATAGACTAGTCATGATAGTTTGCCAACCAATATAAATTGTAAACAATAGAGCGTATTGTAATGTTGATCTAactttaaatttatgaaaataagaACATGGCCTAGCAATATATGGATGGTATTTGACTCGTTGTGTGCATAGGATATCAAGAACGCGGTATCCAAATAAAATACTCAATTACCTACCAACAAGCAACAAACTGAGGCCTGATTGCATGAAGACAAATAAGCAATAAGCAATGAGGCTTCCTGTTTTGGAGTGAAAGTGAAGACACAAGCGGAGTGCGGAATTGCCCATGTCCTAGCAATTACTCGGAAATGGACAAGGAGGATCACAGGCCTTTAGTTTCTCTTTTGTTGGTGATAGTGAGTGACAAAATAAATTCACAATCTTCTAATGACATGTTGTAATTACGGGTGTGCAAAATATCCACTTAACCCGCCAATCCACCCGACCCACACCCGACTGGCCTTCCTCGTGCCGGTCATTAAGTTAGGCGGTTTGGGTTGGGCGGGTTAGACCCCCAAAATTGCTTATTGGATTGggttatgaattaaaaaattgtcCACCCGCTACAACCTGACCCGCCCACTTaattatacatacataaatatatatatattagttcaAATTGTTaagtatttaaaattaatcaattcacctaataaatttttacaactaatcaataatcaattccctaaggctccgtttgggagttcataaaggaatgaaatggaatgaaatgatcataaggggatggaaatgaatggaatggaatgaaatgtatttaagtaagtgaaaggagtgaaaaaaaaatggaattgaatgaaattaagtaaccttgattgtatgttttaaaataaagaaatggaaaggaatgaaaatgaatggaatgtaagtaatcttgtttgggagcaacataGAGGAAATGgaatagaatcattttatgaaaatattactccctccatcccatttttttttttgtcctctatttcattttgagatgtcccaaaatattgtcctgtttccaaaaataaaggtcattcctattatacccctattaatttactaattcaattttttgataaatttttttaagagtaattttggaaacttatacatttttaaaaggtagacaagacaataaataatattctcttaaaaagtttgacttgtCAACAGGAAAAAAAAGTGGGACGGAGAGAGTTCTATTAgacctctattttaaaataaagagttgaatatacaaaggtattttgggaattttagtgaaaaaatcattaaatctaattctgTTCCCTCctattcctcccaatttcgaggagaatgaaaatttaaggttttaaagaaatagaaaagaatggGTGTTCCTTTCTACCGATTCTATTCTCTCCTACTCAAACTCTCAATCAAGGGAATGGATTTTTCATTCTCTCCATTAAAATTCTCAAACaagggaagggaagaatattgtaaaatgattattttcattcctttccattctaTTCAATTTCCTCCTTCCCAAACGAAACCTAAATAGAACTAGCCTTCAAAACATTCtttaaacaaaatctaaaaagtCAACATCGAAACCCTAAACACCTCTACCTACCACCCATCCCATTTACTTCAACTTTACACTTTGTGGCCCTAAGTCTCACTTTTTCTTCTCACCTTTCACTTTTGGCTTTCACCTTTAGCCCGTCTTTCCCttcgacttttttttttaaacctttttgtAGTCTATTTCTtatcatttcaattatttacTGACAATCACAAATGTACGTAATTGCCTTATTGTCTTAtactatttaaatattttttgtctttttatttcgGTTTATGTCATTTGATCcgtttatatattataaaatgtgATATAATATTACAAGTAAAGCCATTCTGGCAAGCTGGTTCATTGTATATTCAAGTAGTTCATTGCATATTCAAGTTAAATATGTTATATATTACATAAGAATACAGTTCATCTAATTCTgtctttatctatttttttttttttttaatccttaatGTCACTTTAGAAATGTTAAAACTTTGAgtttgttgatttaattttcctAAGTTGTAAGGCCGTTCAAGTAGTTCATTGCATATTCAAGTTAAATATGTTATATATTACATAAGTAAAGCCTTCTTAGTTTAGGCATTTTTTGAACTCACAACCtttaaataatatcaaatagCATGAGTGGTACACTTATCCTTAGGCATTTTTTGAACtatgtagtagtggtacactcatctTTAGGCCAAAGGCTTATAAAGCATGAGTGGGAGGTATCTCTTCCTGATGTGGGATTGGGTAAAACCTTAAGGATTAAAACTCAACGCCATTTCCAAATATGACAATTTCTTCTTAAGGTCAGAGATTCGTCCATCCCACATTCTTAATTTAGCCAAATATTTTGTaaatgtaaatttatttttttgcctatAGAGAAGGCAATATAACTGCTCATCTTTTAGTGCAGTGAGCTGCTTTTTTGTCTTGGACTGGACTAGCTCCCATCCCTATAGTCTCAAATTGTCCTAGTTTTAGATAGAGATGAACTCAAGTCTAATTCTCCTGGTTGTTGTCTATTTTTGCTTGGTCAATAAAGcatttattcatatttttttttttttggataactaccttaaaagttaaaaactgaAATATTAAATCAAATcgtatatttatatttatttaggatttgtttggtatccatttattttattgaaattgaaaattttttactgaaagtactgtagataaaggtaaaagttagttgaaatagtatcgTGACacctataaataatactaaaaagtgcagtgaaacctataaataataacaaaaataaattaaataataaaataagttgataaaattaattatgttaaccAACACttaataatgaatttaaatgtttatcaaaaaaaaataatgagtttAATGGGCTGTTTGATAAAcatgtttaaatatatatttttaatttttaaacaatattatatatatttttatatactttttcacttatacatgtttttaaataacaaaacacatattttccCATACTTATACCGAACATCCCTGAATAGTTGgaattattattcatttgactcCTGAGTAAAAGTGGCCTTTTGTAAACTTGGGCCCATACGAAGCAACCTCAAATTATTGCAGTAGACAAACGGAGAAATATGTTCCCAATTTTAACCAAAAGGGTCCCTCGTGATTATTCTGACACGACCTGACTTCCCGAGTGACTCACAGACACAGTAAAGTAAAAGTCATTGTTGTAAATATTGAAGATCCAACGGCCTGGATAAGTTCTGATCCAATAACTCCAAGTGGGACCCAAAACACGTCACTAGCTGTAGCAAAGGCAAAGGCAAAGCAAAGCACGGCGTTCGAATCGGACTATTCAATCAATCTACGAGTCTTTTTGAGTCTGAAAAAGAAATATGCTTTCATGCTTAAAGAAtattccttctctttctttctttatgacCAAAGACCATTAACTTGTTTCTCTCCGATTTTCTCAAACCCTTGTCCTTCACCTATCCATCCATCTCTACCCACATCCCATAATTACGCTTGTCCTCGCATGTATTATTGATTCTTTATTAACACACATACatgctctttttttctctctctctctccatgttTCGTAACAGTTTCATCATATAAACTAAAAATGGTGGGACTCTCGTGAAACAAACTACCAAAAGAAACTGCCTCCACCAACCCTCTTTTTTATAGAGTTCGAAACTCATCAAATACTCGTACAGATAAAATAATatacctttttttgttttaaattaaggaaaaaaaatatgtgtgCTCAGGCTCAGGCTCAGGCAGCTGACAGTTCCCAATACGAGGAGCAAGAACAAGTTATCGATAAGGTCGAGGTTTTCAAGATCAAAGGCAGAAACAAACGTGGCCACAAGATCCTTCGTATCATCGGAAAATCTTTCCCTGGTAAATAACGTTAAcgttattttttaatattgtctatatttgtttgtgtttgtgtttgtgttttttttatttttttattttaattgtttatttattaaatgtttgttttggtttttgtttatttataggTCGGTGTGCGAGTGTGGAAACGGTGAAGAAGTATTTGGAGGAGAAGGTGTATCCGAAATTGGAGAAGAAGCCATTTTCGGTGGTGTACGTGCACACCGGAGTTCAAAGGAGCGAGAATTTTCCGGGAATCTCAGCCCTACGATCAATCTACGATGGGATTCCGATGGAGGTGAAAGACAATCTACAGACTGTGTATTTTGTGCATCCAGACCTTCAAGCTAGGCTCTTCTTCGCCACCTTTGGTCGCTTTCTCTTCACCGGCGGGTAATAATAAACtacaatattattttaacttatcaattaatttttggtataaataagattttaacacttagatttcttattcaataagctaactatttttttaaaaaaatcacaactttgggataacattgttttcttttttcacatagACACGTTAATAGCCAGATACCATCTAATCTAATCGCAATAGATTAGCATATtagattaataataataagtggtGGGTGGTGCATGTAATCGATGTgtatttgttttgtgtgtgaGTTAGGTTGTACGGCAAGCTAAAGTACGTGGCGAGGCTTGATTTGTTGTGGGAGCATGTGAGGAGGAACGAGATAGAGATCCCAGAGTATGTGAATGATCATGATGAAGATTTGGAGTACCGTCCGATGATGGATTATGGGTTGGAGAGCGATCATCCGAGGGTGTATGGTATTGGTGGTGCACCCGCGGTCGATTCACCTGTGTCAATGTACTCTATGAGGTGTATCTCATAAGATATGATAAATTTACTACAACATGGGTGCCTCTTCTTTAATGTGAATGTGTGAGCGTAAGTGTGAGTGTGAATGTGAACGAtaaagatagatagatagacttttctttctctgtttgGTTTTGGCTATTATGGGCCTGGTTTTGTAAATATGGTGACTAGGGTGGTCAAATTTGTCTGGCACTAAACAAGAAATTTAAGatcttaattgattttgtttctcaattttttcaatGGCTCGATAAGATAAGATTGGCAGCTAATTTCGATATAGAAGCAATCTTATCGTATCGTATTCCTGTTAATTAGCTTGATCCAAGTTAGATCAAAATTTTTGCTAACAGGATAAGATGAGCTTTGGCAactaatttcaattttgaaacaatCTTATCCTTGGCAACTATcgaattaataaaataaacccCTCTTGGGCCATTCTTGGTCCCTATTAGGCCCATTATACTGAATAAAATGGGCCATGCTATCTGTCTTCTGATCTTGGTCAGTAAATAAAGTTCAGAAGAATGCTAACTTCGCAGGCCACAAGCCTTGCTAGTTGGTCTCTCAGGTCAGGACTCTTTTGGGCCAACCGAAGTTTCTCCCCTAATCGTTCAAGATAGAACTATTTCTCATGCATGCAATTGATTGAACTCACACACATGTAAGGGCCACATATTACCATTGGATACGGGAGATAATTCTTCCAAACCACCCATTGCTAAAACTTTGTACTAGAAGTGTCTGGGTTCTATATGTtagaacacaaaaaatttggtaaaacttTTCACATCTGTCAATATGAGAGATTATTAGTGATAAGTAAAAAACATAATGTTAGTAGTAGCCAGTAGGTTCAGATGggaatcaataaaaatttgctaattTAATTGCTGCGAAAAATTTTTGTGCAGATAGTATTGCTCTAGAGGGAATGGTTTGTTGTCATTCTAAAAATTCTATTGGTATAATAGACTTCATAATTTCTTTCATCATTGTTGGAAGTACATTGTGattagtgtataataaaaatgatgttaattgTGGTTTTCATATAGAAGTGATGTTGCATCAATTATAATCTACCACCTcaacaagttgttaaaaatttgtaaatttggttgtgttttagGTTCCTAGCATTGCTGGTTGCCATTAGTCCTATTGTTATTatcattgtttttaataaaatatcatttgttTGGAAGAGGAGACTTTATTAATTGAGTTGATCAAAGTTGCTCAAGTTCCCAACATTACATCTATATTGACATCTTATTCACTCATCTTTCAAAATAGTATATcacattaattaaatttataatgataTCCATCATTCACGTGAGAAGAGACTAGAGAGATTATCACGTTATTGTATTTCCATAATAcctaataataatttgactaaggaGATGGTAATGGTTGTAAACAATATCACTCTCACATGGAATAAATTCCAAGCATATGAAGTTCCTTATGTGAGGGGAATATTATATGCAACtgttaattaaaatagtaaatcaTGACTTAAACCTTAATCATAGAAGAAGCCGGGGGGGTcaagtcaccaaaaaattaaaattaaaaatacaaatacttatattgtagggacacgatttttaacgacccaaggatgtcATTGGGCTCGTAtataaagggcccgaacaatatgatttgtagagagtgggtttggaaagacTGGACCTTGGTCGCTGGGCAACGGtttagtcaggattttcatggaagcccatacgaAGGTGGGTTTGGCTTGTAgggctaagccttacacggatgaggtttgaaaagtttatctcctcggacttggtccgaggagcgtctcatccttgccattcttcttttttatgggttcgttcccccccccccctccctctaGTTCCTGGGGAGAAGACCTCTTTGTCAATGCAgcgagcttcccttttatactagtatttccttcccatttttcacctacgtgtccgtttctccttgcttggggtggttactcgtcttgtcaatccttacgtcagagtggttgggaaaagttgGATAGCATGATATGAGTATaggtttgtcaggcgatgggctccacattaaggtgctgaCAGCCTTCTCTCTTGTGCTGCTCCTGtactgaatctgtccttttcttcgGGCGTTTTTGTGAGATGTCGGTCATAAAGTCGTCcacggccacatccttgggccttcaaggagttTTTATTGTGTGTCCCTgacagtagggctcctcggcctgggctttgggcccttaaatgtgaagtgggccgggattccaaatttcaggccccacaatagcccctcaaaatcctgcttcCCGGCTTTTTAGTtgggaaggagggttttggtgatgctgaGCCCCCCTCGTGACTTGCTCAAATCCTGTACTCTATTAATATTTATGCTTTTCCATTTACATAGGAGTCGTGTCAAAACAAGGGACGCTCCTTTATTTCTCATTCACGTGGAGTCTTTTGATATTTCGgtactcgaggcgcgccttcacgaggatcttcagatcctacggttGAGGAcgaggttggaaattgagccaagtctgccttgtccgtagcgttccttggaaaTTTACGcaaattaaatgccaccggtttgctCCGTGTATAAATAGGGTAGGGGGTCACTCCCCTtacacatgaactctcctgttcccttcagaatcaTACTTCTTCTTCCATATCCACGATCTCCATTTCTAGTGCCCTTTTGCCTCAAAgtaagatgtttgaggcgtggatggggatgaaaggtcttcgcacgcttcagaggcaccgaatcctcaaggtgatatggtacggacaaggatggcatagattcaagccagtcccccGTTTTGACAGGGGGAAGATGGTACTTCTCCCTcattcagtcaaaatccgaagcaggttctggtcatgccagattttcggtatgtcagaagaaggaatttccgccatcagcgccgtctgccttgttgcaggcaaattttcgcgggggctcctcaacttccggctccctgcaccttttcttcaatggTGCaggcctcaagttgggttccctgcaccttttttTCAGCGGCGCTAGCTCGAAGCCAggtgctctctgcaccttttcttcaacggtgcaggtcccacgttgggttctttggctgcctaaGTTacgggcatgtaaaagtattgaggaatggtttccttaaTCAGCATCTTGGAacagcagccaacctctcctctgtgcttctccttcggctttatcttcattctcttgtattttttctttttacttacgtagttagctttagtgtaagcttatttcagcttttcattgtacactgtactatttctttgtcttaataaaagatgagtttatttctttctaaatacttttcttttcggcaacaactactttgtgcatgaatattaaatataagcttgcctttaatgatacttggagcagaaaaatgccttaacacagattcctactagtttaaacttactgacattatcaagtatagcaatggtaattctcaataaattaaactcttgaaaCTAACCGGAATAACGGCCGAGCGCTGTGCGATGCATGCAAAACAAATGCCCGAGAACGATGAACTCccaataattcgtccgagagggtagccgagcagtgagggacttttattgtgtttttgataacatattgctctatattgcatcaatccctttAGTATTGAGGATCCGAGAGTAGGCTGGGGAATCCGTGCAGTTTAGGGACTAACCCAACTGTTCACGAGGAGTTCCCCTCGGATGGATTCTAAAGTTCATGTaacgtagtttttcttttaagtagttggtttccccacaggcttgagtccgaggaccatgcaaggccttggttctgtccaaaacttgtgatttttcttgtgtacttggtttccccataggcttgagtccgaggaccatgcaaggccttggttttgtccaaaacttgtaatttttcacttgtacttggtttccccataggcttgagtccgaggaccatgcaaggccttggttctgtccaaaacttgtgatttttctcttgtacttggtttccccataggcttgagtccgaggaccatgcaaggccttggttctgtccaaaacttgtaatttttcacttgtacttggtttccccataggcttgagtccgaggaccatgcaagaccttggttctgtccaaaacttgtgatttttctcttgtgcttggtttccccataggcttgagtccgaggaccatgcaaggccttggttctgtccaaaacttgtgatttttctcttgtgcttggtttccccataggcttgagtccgaggaccatgcaaggccttggttctgtccaaaacttgtgatttttctcttgtgcttggtttccccataggcttgagtccgaggaccatgcaaggccttggttctgtccaaaacttgtgatttttcccttgtacttggttt contains:
- the LOC115995038 gene encoding ganglioside-induced differentiation-associated protein 2 codes for the protein MCAQAQAQAADSSQYEEQEQVIDKVEVFKIKGRNKRGHKILRIIGKSFPGRCASVETVKKYLEEKVYPKLEKKPFSVVYVHTGVQRSENFPGISALRSIYDGIPMEVKDNLQTVYFVHPDLQARLFFATFGRFLFTGGLYGKLKYVARLDLLWEHVRRNEIEIPEYVNDHDEDLEYRPMMDYGLESDHPRVYGIGGAPAVDSPVSMYSMRCIS